The sequence ACGGGCTACATCCATCAACTGGTTGAGCCGGTGACGCATCTCGATGTTGCGCTCACGCAACAGCTTGACCTGGCGTTCGACCAGCGACACCGCCTGGCCGGACTGGTGGGGTATGATCAGCTCCGGCAGCAGGTCATCGTATTCGGCAAAAAACGCCGGGTGGCGCTTCAGAAACTCGGCCACCTGGGCCGGGTCGAGTTCGGTTTGACTGCTCTTCGGCTTGTCGCTCATACCCGTATCTGCCCCTCGTAGACCCGGCTAGCCGGGCCGGTCATCATGACGGGCTGGCCGGGACCGGCCCATTCGATATGCAAGGTACCGCCCGGCAACTGAATTTTCACCGGCGACTTCAGGTGTCCCAGGCGGATCCCGGCCACGGCGGCGGCGCAGGCTCCGGTGCCACAGGCCAGGGTTTCACCGGCCCCACGCTCATACACCCGCAGGCGCGCGTGATGGGTATCAAGCAGTTGCATGAAACCAGCATTGACCCGCTTGGGGAAGCGAACATGGCTTTCCACCAACGGCCCGACCCGCTCGACCGGATACTGTTCGACATCATCGACCAGGGTGACGCAGTGGGGATTGCCCATCGACACGGTCGAGACTTCCAGGCACTGCTCGCCAATATCCAGCGCATAGGTCAACGCTTCAGCATCGGCCTGGAACGGCACCTCAGCCGGGCTGAAGCGCGGCGCACCCATGTCGACCGTGACCTGGCCATCGGCCCGCACCTGCAACACAATCGGGCCACCGGCGGTCTGCACCCGGATCTGATTTTTCTGGGTCAGGCGCTTGTCCAGCACGAAGCGGGCGAAACAGCGCGCACCGTTGCCGCACTGCTCGACTTCGCCTCCGTCGGCGTTGTAGATCCGGTAGCGGAAATCCATATCCGGATCGGTCGGCGGTTCAACCACCAACAATTGGTCGAAGCCGATGCCGAAGTGCCGATCACTCCACTGACGAATCAGCTTCGGTGACAGCTGGACGTGCTGAGTCACCAGATCGATGACCATGAAGTCGTTGCCCAGGCCGTGCATCTTGGTGAACTTGAGCAGCATGTCAGGCCTCGGGCAGCAGGCTTTCGCCAGCGAACAGTTCGCTGACGGTCTCACGCCGGCGCACCACATGCACCTGCTCACCATCGACCAGCAGTTCGGCGGCACGCGGACGGGTGTTGTAGTTCGAGCTCATGACAAAACCATAGGCTCCAGCCGAACGCACTGCCAGCAGATCACCTTCGGCCAGCGCCAGCTCACGCTCCTTGCCGAGAAAATCACCAGTCTCGCAGACCGGGCCAACGATATCCCAGTTGCGCGCCGGCACATCGCTACGCGGCTTGACCGGGTCGATACCCATCCAGGCGCTGTACAGGGCCGGGCGAATCAGGTCATTCATCGCCGCATCGATGATAGCGAAATCCTTGTGCTCGGTCGGCTTGAGCAGATTGACCCGGGTCAGCAGGACGCCCGCGTTGGCCACGATCGAGCGGCCCGGCTCGAACAGCAGGGCCAGCTCACGGCCCTTGAGCTGAGCGCGGACCTTAGCCAGATAGTCGCCAGGGGCCGGCGGCTGCTCATCACGATAGGTCACGCCCAGGCCGCCGCCCAAGTCCAGATGGCGGATGCGGATACCTTCGGCGGCCAGTTGGTCGATCAGCGCCAGCAAGCGCTCCAGTGCATCGAGGAACGGGGTATCGTCGGTCAGTTGCGAGCCAATATGACAGTCGACCCCGCAGACCTCGATGTTCGGCAGATCGGCCGCGCGGCGGTAGACCTCTGGGGCCTTGGCGATATCGATGCCAAACTTGTTTTCCTTGAGCCCGGTGGAGATGTACGGATGGGTCTTGGCGTCCACGTCCGGGTTGACCCGCAGCGATACCGGAGCTTTAACCCCCAGCTCCGCGGCAACCTGCTGCAAGCGCTCAAGCTCGGCAGCGGACTCGACATTGAAGCAGTGAATACCCACCTGCAGCGCCCGGCGCATTTCCTCGGCGGTCTTGCCCAGCCCGGAGAACACCACCTTGGCCGGGTCACCACCAGCCGCCAGGACCCGTTCCAGCTCACCACCGGAAACGATGTCGAAACCGGCACCCAGGCGAGCCAGCACATTCAGCACACCCAGGTTGGAGTTAGCCTTGACCGCAAAGCAGACCAGATGCGGGGTACCATCCAGAGCCTGATCCCAGGCCAGCCAGGCTTGCTCGATGGCCTGACGCGAGTAAACGAAGCAGGGGGTGCCATGTTGGGCGGCGATCGACGACAATGACACCGCTTCGGCGAACAGCTCGCCGTTGTTATAGGAGAAAGCAGTCATCGCGTGTACTCAGTTCCCGCTCGGTTGCTGGGAAACTTCTTCGCGAGCCGGGTCCTGCGGCTGCCCGGCAGTTTCTTCGGGCAGATAAAGAGGACCTTTCTGGCCGCAGCCGGCCAGAACCAGCAGGGCAAACAGGGCAGCGATATGACGCTTCATGACGAATTCCTTATGGACAAAACGATAATAACCGGCAGTATACCGAGCCGCCCGGCTTGGCGCACCCGAGCCGGACTGCTATCGGACAAGAAGAGAGCACGATATGTATGAACTGAGCGAAGCCGAGTTCCACCGTGAAGTTGACCGGATTCTCGACCGTCTCGAACACGCGCTGGACGACTGCGGCCTGGATATCGACATGGAGCAGGACAACGGTCACCTGCAGATTCATCTGAACGACGGCCCGCGTCTGGTGCTGGGCCGCCAGCCGGCATCACGCGAATTGTGGCTGGCCACCCCGGAAACGACCCTGCACTTCGGTTTCGAGCCGGGGCAGGGCTGGCAGCATGACGGCGGTGACGAGTCTTTGGGCGAACTGCTGGGTCGCCTGCTGAGCGAGTTCAGCGGCGAAGACATCGAACTGCAGGTCGAGGACTGAGACTTGCCTGCCGGCCGTCAACCATCGCCCTGCGTGCGCCAGTGTTGCCTGGATGGCGAGCAGTGTCTGGGCTGCGGCCGGCTGCTCAATGAGATTGTCGAATGGGGCCAGGCCAGTGATCAGCGCCAGCTCCAGATCATCGCCGCTGCCAGACTGCGGCGAGAGCAGCGTAAGGGGCCGGTCGACGACAACGCCTGAGCCGTCAGGTCCGGCCCCGCAGCGAGCTCATGGCGGCGTTCAGCGCGGTTTCCAGTTGCTGGCGATAGCGCAGATACTGCCCGGTCTGCATCCTGCCGGCCGGGTCCAACGCCGACAGATCCAGATCGGTGATGTAAATCGGGTAATCTTCCAGACTCCGACGTTGATCGAGAATATGCCGGGCCACCACCCGGTACAGCTCGGCACCATGCTCCAGGGCCGTGAATTCGCGGTGATTGCACAGGATACTGACATTCAGCGTTTGCCCTGGGCCCGGCTCGACAATCGCCTGTACCGCATAATAACCCGCTTCAACCCCCTTGCTCGGCAAACTGCGCGGCTCCAGCCGTAGCGGTCGACCATCGGCTGCGGGCTGAATGACCTGAAGCTGGATATCCTCCTCACCCGGATCGGCATCCAGGCTCCGGCTCAGTTGCCGGCGCAGGCGGATGCTGTGCAAAAACCGCAGCAGCGGCAGGAGCAGCGTCTGCTCGTCACGATAGGTTTGGCGCTGGCGCCACAGTGCGCCACGCTCATCAAGCACACTGAGCTCCGCCTGCTGATTGGCCAGCAATCGGTAAAAGATCTGGATCACGCCAGCCTGCCCCTGCTTGAGAATCAGCGCCAGGTCCGCGTGACTGGACAGCGCGTAGGTATCGAGTACCAACGGGCTGTAGTGGTTGCGCGGGCTGCCCAGGTGGCGCAGCAGCCGTTCGTGATCACCCAGCGCGGTGGCTTCAATCCGCTCGCCACGACGCTCAAGCAGTTGATACTGGCTCTGGATCTGCAGCAGAAACCGCGCCGGGGGATCGCCCAGCAACGGCCCGGCGGCCTCCCGAAATAGCGTCTCGACCCGCTCGGCAATCGCACTGGCGCGGTTGCGACAGTAACTGCGCACCTGCAATTCTGGCAGGCGTTGATGCTCACGGGCCAGATTGAGGTAATCACACAATGCCTGCATGCAGGCCTGCTCGCCCTGGTAGCGACTGACCAGCAACTCGTTCCAGCTATTGAGGGTGATCTGATCGATACTCAGAATCAGGTTGTCGCGCAGCCCGGAATAGCCCAGGGCGTCGGTATGGCTGCTGATCAGATGCTGGTTTTTCTGGCTGCTGAGCGGCAGCGGGTCCAGTCCGACGTTGACCAGCAGCAACACCTGACAAGGCTGGCTGGCCCGTGACAGAGCAGCCTCGGTCAAGGCCGGCAGCGGCAGCGGGAACTGCTGCATCAAACAGGTCAGCAGATTGTTCAGCTCAAACTCGGTCAACGCGCTGGTGCCCGGATGCACCGCAATCCGGGTAGCGGCATCGACTACGCCATTGCGATGGGCCCAGGCCAGCAACTCAACCAGTTGTCGGCTGCGCTTGAGCGGCAGATGATCGGCCAGCTCAGGCTGACTCAGGGTGCCGCGGTACAGGCTCCAGTGATGCTCGGCCTCATCGCCGCTCGGACGCAGCGCCAGGGTCAGCAAGGGTTCGCTCAGATCAGGAACGATACCCGGGTTGATAAACTCGATCTTGCCAGCCTTGCGCTCGAACGCGGCATACAGACGCCGGCCCAGCAACGACAGATCGCGGCTGTTGACCGCATTGATCACCTGCTGGCTGCGGCCGAACTGCGACAGCAACCGGTAGCTGTGGGTCAGTTCACCAACCAGTTGGCGACGCTCCTGACTGACCTCGCGGACCCGCCAAAGCTGGCGATTGTCCATCTGTTGCAACTGGCGCGGCCCCCACTGCCATTCACGCACCAGCTTTTCCATCAGACTGCGCTTCCAGCTCAAGCTGCCGCTGCGCTTGGACAGCCGTACATCGGCCTTGATGTACAGACAGCGGCGCACCAGCTCCAGACGTTCAAGCTCGCCACGCTGCTGCAGATAGACCTCGATGCGCCGGTACAGCATGACATAGGGATCCAGCTCATCGACATCCAGTTGGTTGGCGAACACCGCCTGCTTGAAATCCAGACTCAGGCAGCGCACCTGCGGGTGCTCGTTGGCGTAGACCTCGGTGAGCAACAGCTTGAGCACTGATTTGTAGGGCGACTCGATGCCCTTGAACAGTTGCCAAAGCCCGGCACCGACATACTCACCGGCCGGAATCCGTGCCATATGACCAAGGTCCAGGCTTTCCTCGGCGCGGATGAAACGCTTGGAAATCAGTTCACTGGTGTACTGGCGGTAACTGCCTTCCTCGTAGACCGGCACCAGCCACCACAAGGGGTAACGACCACCGAGCAGAATCGCGGTGCGGTAGAACTCATCCAGCAACAGATAGTGCTGGGTACTGCCGCAGTCTTCCTCGGTCAGCGCATTGTCACGGTCCCCGCGACTGAAACTGGCCGGGTCGATCAGGTGAAAATGTACTTCGCAGCCCTGGGTTGCGGCCCACTCGCTGATTTGCCGGCACTTGCCGGCCAGTTCGACCAATGCCGCTGGCGCCAGCTCGCTGGCATGACAGACCCAGATATCCAGATCACTCTGATCCGACTGGCCAATGGTACCGCCACTACCCATCAGGTACAGCGCCTGGATCTGGGCGGCGAATCCGGCCGGGTGGCGGCGATAGCTGTAACTGCGGGTCAGCGCCTGGGCGCCCTGCAGCACTTCCTGATCCGGGCTATAGCCGGCCAGCCCATAAGGGGTCTGACGCGACACATAGCCGGGCAGCAGCGGGTGATTGACATCGAACAACAGCGGAATCAGCCTCAGCACATTGTATTGACGCGCCGACAATGCCTGCAGCACCCGGCGCAGGCGGGTCTGGTTGATCGTCATGAAACGCTTGCGCAAGGTGCTCAGGGTCTTGCGGTCAATACCCTCATCGAGCTGGGGACGGATTTCGCCGTGGCTGTACATGCCGGAGTTGGCCCTCAGTCCTCGCGCAATACGGTCAGCAGCGCCAGGGCGTGCTCGGCCGCATCAAGACCCAGACTGGTCAGGTAGCCGCCATCGGGCTGGCTGATCAGGCCCTTGGCGTGCAAACGCCCGGCGGCGGCCAGGGTGGCCGGCGCCGCCTCATGCTGGTGGACCTTCAGGCCCTCGAGCGTGTTGGCCAGGTTGAATTGCGACAGCAGGTTGATTTCAGCAATTTCATCGGGTGTCAGCATGGGTGTTCCCCCTTGGTATGGTAACCAGAGTCTAGCCGTTGCCGGGGCTAAAAGCATGACCTGTCTCGCGGGCCGGGGGAGCGCAGCATTCACTGAATTGATGCCACTGGACCTTAACCGCCCGGCGTTACAAGATATCGACCACAGCCCTCGAGCCTTTAAATGGAGAACAACATGCTTAAACTGCACGGCTTTGCTGTCAGCAACTACTTCAACATGGTCAAGCTGGCGCTGCTGGAGAAGGGCCTGGCCTTCGAGGTTCATACCGTACACCCCAGCCAGGATGAAAATTTTCTCGCGCTCAGCCCACGCGGCAAGGTGCCGTGCCTGGAAACCGAGCACGGTTTCATCAACGAAACCAACGTTATTCTCGAGTATCTGGAGGAGACCCAGGGCGGCAAACCGCTGTTGCCCCAGGACCCGTTCGCACGCGCCCGGGTACGGGCTCTGACCAAGGAAATCGAGCTGTATATCGAGCTGCCGGCACGCAGCTGCTATCCGGAAGTATTCTTTGGCGGCCAGGTCGATCAGGCGATCAAGGACAAGGCCCGGGCCGAGCTGCTGTTGGGTGTGGCCGCGCTCAAGCGCCACGCCAGCTTCGCACCCTATGTGGCCGGCAGCGAACTGAGCATTGCCGACCTGATGTTCCTGTATAGCTTCGATCTGGCCTGCACGGTGGCCAAGAAGCTGTTCGATCTGGATCTGATGGCCGAGCTGCCGGGTGCCCGTGAGCTGTTCGGCCTGATGGCCCAAAACCCCAACTTCAAGCAGATCGAAGCCGACAAGAACGCCGAAATGGCAGCCTTTATCGCCGCTGCCAAGGCCAAGCGCTAAGCAGTACTTTCAGCCCGCCGTCAGGCGGGCTGATCGTCAATCATGTCCTTGAACCGCTCGTCAGTCTTGAAGTTCAACGGCTGCTCGAATCCCGGTACTCGAATGCCATCCTGGCTGATGCTCAACTGGCTGTCGTCGATCATGTTGTTGCCGAAGTTGTAGATCACTGCCAGTTGGCCTTTCAATGCCTGCTGATCGTAGGCCTGGGCTGCGGCGCGGGCCTGCTCGCGGCGCTGCAGGTAGTCACTGAAGCGCGCCTCTCCGTAACGCTTGCGCAGCATCCGCTCGACCACAGCGGGTGCCAGCACCACAGCGCTGGCATTGTTGCCGCCAAACCCCTTGGAGTTGATGAAGCAGACTTCCAGCGGTTCTGCCTCACGCACTACGTCACGGGTACTGATGCGCAGGTGCTGTTGATGCACGTCATCGGCCACTGCATCGATGGTCTTGATTCCGGGAATGATCTGATACTTGAAACTGCCCAGGGCAAAGGCCAGCTGGTCAGCGCTGGCGCTGGCCAGTGAGTGGCCGACATAGGCCTTGGCCGCGGCAATCGGCCAGTCGGCAATACCGAAGGACTCGGCAACCCGGTCCAGCAGCT is a genomic window of Halopseudomonas phragmitis containing:
- a CDS encoding DUF1289 domain-containing protein, with the translated sequence MPAGRQPSPCVRQCCLDGEQCLGCGRLLNEIVEWGQASDQRQLQIIAAARLRREQRKGPVDDNA
- a CDS encoding TIGR02647 family protein — its product is MLTPDEIAEINLLSQFNLANTLEGLKVHQHEAAPATLAAAGRLHAKGLISQPDGGYLTSLGLDAAEHALALLTVLRED
- a CDS encoding glutathione S-transferase family protein, whose amino-acid sequence is MLKLHGFAVSNYFNMVKLALLEKGLAFEVHTVHPSQDENFLALSPRGKVPCLETEHGFINETNVILEYLEETQGGKPLLPQDPFARARVRALTKEIELYIELPARSCYPEVFFGGQVDQAIKDKARAELLLGVAALKRHASFAPYVAGSELSIADLMFLYSFDLACTVAKKLFDLDLMAELPGARELFGLMAQNPNFKQIEADKNAEMAAFIAAAKAKR
- the lptM gene encoding LPS translocon maturation chaperone LptM translates to MKRHIAALFALLVLAGCGQKGPLYLPEETAGQPQDPAREEVSQQPSGN
- the dapF gene encoding diaminopimelate epimerase; this encodes MLLKFTKMHGLGNDFMVIDLVTQHVQLSPKLIRQWSDRHFGIGFDQLLVVEPPTDPDMDFRYRIYNADGGEVEQCGNGARCFARFVLDKRLTQKNQIRVQTAGGPIVLQVRADGQVTVDMGAPRFSPAEVPFQADAEALTYALDIGEQCLEVSTVSMGNPHCVTLVDDVEQYPVERVGPLVESHVRFPKRVNAGFMQLLDTHHARLRVYERGAGETLACGTGACAAAVAGIRLGHLKSPVKIQLPGGTLHIEWAGPGQPVMMTGPASRVYEGQIRV
- a CDS encoding class I adenylate cyclase is translated as MYSHGEIRPQLDEGIDRKTLSTLRKRFMTINQTRLRRVLQALSARQYNVLRLIPLLFDVNHPLLPGYVSRQTPYGLAGYSPDQEVLQGAQALTRSYSYRRHPAGFAAQIQALYLMGSGGTIGQSDQSDLDIWVCHASELAPAALVELAGKCRQISEWAATQGCEVHFHLIDPASFSRGDRDNALTEEDCGSTQHYLLLDEFYRTAILLGGRYPLWWLVPVYEEGSYRQYTSELISKRFIRAEESLDLGHMARIPAGEYVGAGLWQLFKGIESPYKSVLKLLLTEVYANEHPQVRCLSLDFKQAVFANQLDVDELDPYVMLYRRIEVYLQQRGELERLELVRRCLYIKADVRLSKRSGSLSWKRSLMEKLVREWQWGPRQLQQMDNRQLWRVREVSQERRQLVGELTHSYRLLSQFGRSQQVINAVNSRDLSLLGRRLYAAFERKAGKIEFINPGIVPDLSEPLLTLALRPSGDEAEHHWSLYRGTLSQPELADHLPLKRSRQLVELLAWAHRNGVVDAATRIAVHPGTSALTEFELNNLLTCLMQQFPLPLPALTEAALSRASQPCQVLLLVNVGLDPLPLSSQKNQHLISSHTDALGYSGLRDNLILSIDQITLNSWNELLVSRYQGEQACMQALCDYLNLAREHQRLPELQVRSYCRNRASAIAERVETLFREAAGPLLGDPPARFLLQIQSQYQLLERRGERIEATALGDHERLLRHLGSPRNHYSPLVLDTYALSSHADLALILKQGQAGVIQIFYRLLANQQAELSVLDERGALWRQRQTYRDEQTLLLPLLRFLHSIRLRRQLSRSLDADPGEEDIQLQVIQPAADGRPLRLEPRSLPSKGVEAGYYAVQAIVEPGPGQTLNVSILCNHREFTALEHGAELYRVVARHILDQRRSLEDYPIYITDLDLSALDPAGRMQTGQYLRYRQQLETALNAAMSSLRGRT
- the cyaY gene encoding iron donor protein CyaY is translated as MYELSEAEFHREVDRILDRLEHALDDCGLDIDMEQDNGHLQIHLNDGPRLVLGRQPASRELWLATPETTLHFGFEPGQGWQHDGGDESLGELLGRLLSEFSGEDIELQVED
- the lysA gene encoding diaminopimelate decarboxylase codes for the protein MTAFSYNNGELFAEAVSLSSIAAQHGTPCFVYSRQAIEQAWLAWDQALDGTPHLVCFAVKANSNLGVLNVLARLGAGFDIVSGGELERVLAAGGDPAKVVFSGLGKTAEEMRRALQVGIHCFNVESAAELERLQQVAAELGVKAPVSLRVNPDVDAKTHPYISTGLKENKFGIDIAKAPEVYRRAADLPNIEVCGVDCHIGSQLTDDTPFLDALERLLALIDQLAAEGIRIRHLDLGGGLGVTYRDEQPPAPGDYLAKVRAQLKGRELALLFEPGRSIVANAGVLLTRVNLLKPTEHKDFAIIDAAMNDLIRPALYSAWMGIDPVKPRSDVPARNWDIVGPVCETGDFLGKERELALAEGDLLAVRSAGAYGFVMSSNYNTRPRAAELLVDGEQVHVVRRRETVSELFAGESLLPEA